The sequence ACATGTCTTTTCTCCATATTTCTTTTGACATTAATGAGCCTCAAACTCTCTCTCTATAATTATTGCTGAAATCATGATACATACATTATatttatacaattaatattatgaaATTAATAGATACATGATGCTCCATCTAGTCTAGTTTAAAGTTTTGATTCATAAAGAAAAAATGGGAAGAGCACCTTGCTGTGAGAAAACAGGACTAAAAAGAGGTCCATGGACACAAGAAGAAGATCAACTTTTAGTTGATTACATCAACAAAAATGGTCATGGTAGCTGGCGTTCTCTACCTAAACTCGCCGGTACGTACCTCTACACTTCCATTTTCTTGTTCGTCGATCTATTTGTACACAAATCTTATGTGTTTCACTTGTTAAGCTTATTTATCAATCTTATCGGCTTATTGAAGTACTGGCCGAAGATTCTTTTGGAAGCAGTCTCTTTATCTTCGGTTGAAAATGACTTTCTTTTCCTAAGTATAttgtgttgtttttttttttttccttcttataCAAAAAATAGTACTGCTTTTTACAGTTTATGAAGTTGTTAAACTTATTCGCTTCGAAAGGTTTATAGTATGAAGTTGATAAGCTTATAAATAGTTAAGGATTAACTTTTTGAGTTTTTGAAGTTTCAATATATTTAGAAGGTAATAATCTGATTCAAATGACAAAATTAATTAGTGTATTTCATATCCTTTTGTTTTCTTAGATACTTATAATGATTTAAAATAAAATCGTCTCCTTTATTTTATTGAAATTTATTTGGTTGGTTCTCTTCTTCTCGTAAATGAAGCAGCAAGTGTGATTTATGTTCAAGTTTCGAACCTGTAAATAACTAAAATGACACATAAAAATTCGTTTGACTGCTATATTTTCAACCTATGTTCATCTTCCTCTAGCTTTTTAACAGTAGTGGACTAGTGGTTAATAGTAATTTTTTTTGAATATTTGGAAATGTAATTTGTTTAAAACAGTAACTTTTTGACCAGAAAGTAAAATCATAATGTAAAGTGATTAATACTCTGAATAAGAAGGTGTTCCATTTTTAAGACCGTGTCCAACATAATATTAATGTTGGTACAACCAATAAATCATAATTACAATTGTTTGTTCTCTTGACTCTTGGTGTATTTGTTAGACTCGGTTTGACTTGGGTGGTTCGCTTGATCCTTTAGTTTGGTTTTTGTTTAGGTTGACCCTGAGGTTTGCTTTCTGAGTTTGTTTTGTATATTTGGATTTCATCAATTTGTTGGAGGTTTCTTTTATACATATAATTGgaagaaacaacaacaacaaaataaaaaataaaaaattaaataaaaataaaaaatacaattGGAAGAAACCATTAATAACTTTTATTTAGAGTAATAAATCAATAGTAGGCAGAGCAATCATTATcttttaaagtaaataataataataataataataataataataataataataataataataataataataataataataataataataatgatgatgatgatgatgatgatgatgatgatgatgatgatgatgatgctgatgatgatgaagaattaaCGGATGGTACAACCTCATCATGTTAGACGAGTAATTTTTTGGCGAATTTCAAAAAAGGGGTTAGGATGATTTTTAGGGTTAGAATTAGGGCATATgttaatattcaattgatttaatGTTACTTTTCTTTTATATATCATAAAAATTCATTTAAAAAATCCTTTTATAAATATTTCGTGTGCAGAAAAATTCCtccttttaatttaatttattatcttCTAAAATTTTCAAAATTAAAATATCCATCTCAGACCATTTCAGCCGCGATTTTTGACAAATTAATCACAACTATGGATTAATGAAGTGTACTCTACAATCCATTAATGCATCTATTGGTGAAAATATCAATATCATCACCCATTCATGAAGATTGTCGTTAAATTAGTATAAGACAAAAAGATAATTAAACCCACTAGCTTATTTAAAGTAGGctttaattttataattattacacATATAAaattattgtattttttttttttttagaacggccAAAATAAAATtattgtattttgtatttaatacgggTATAATATTTCATTTTCTTCGCTTAACAGTAGAGTCACTTCTTTTCACCGTCTTACAATGACCTATTGATGACACATCTTCGGTGGCGACTTTACTTAGTGTCCCGTGGGGTTACGGGACACCGCTAGTTCGAaaattattaatagaaaataacttgtaaattttattaaattaaatggAGGACCCCATATCTTTTTGAATTTATAGTTTTTCGTTTAaaatgtataggacaccactatatTTAACCACCCGGACCCAATATATTTTCCGAACTTGTAGTTTTTTGAAAGTAAACGACCACGAAAATAGCATTCaaatataaatagttttgaaaaaaaaaattcagaacccCGTTGAATTTGCATTCTAGAATCGCCACTGCACATCTTGTTTATTTGCATGTATGCATTAAGATGATGATAGTAATCATCGACTCATATTCCCTTGTGTCATCAACCAAAGACGACTTAATTTGTGGGACCATGCATATTCTACATGATATGGTGTTTTCATAAAGGAGTAAGGTGTTAAATGCCAGTTGTTGGCATTACATGCTTGTATGCAAGTAAACCAATTAAAAGTACTCCTTTGTTATAGTGTCCTTTATGTTCCACTTCATTTATCAGATTGAATATAAACATTTTTATGTAGTTCTTAAAATTCATCAACTTATTCAATAGACATTGGATATGGTATGATCCTTATGATTAAAAACACAAACAACCAACAAACAGAAATATGTAACATGTGTTGAAATATAATTTTATACATAGGATTGGCAgttcaaaaaaaataaaacaatGTGTACATAGGATGTGTTTATTTTGAACTTAACATCTTAGGGATGCATCAATGCATCACAGAGCATTTTACATTTAAGGCTATCATTTGTATGGTGTATATTAATATACTCGCTCTATTCGATTTAGTCCTTTGTTTTATTGAagcttatgttttttttttttttttttttttttttttttttttttttttttgaagcttaTGTTTTtggtaaaaaatataaaatactcACTTTATTTGTATGGTTGTAATAGGTCTACTCCGGTGCGGAAAGAGTTGTCGGCTTCGATGGACAAACTACCTTCGGCCAGATATCAAACGCGGTCCATTCAGCCCTGAAGAAGAAAAGCTAGTAATCCAGCTGCATGCCATTCTTGGCAACCGGTACCGCTTTAAATTTGTTTACTCTGCTCGTTAAGCTACAagtgaaatgggtcaaaatggtgTCTGATCTTGACTTTTGTATTTTCAGATGGGCTGCAATTGCTGCCCAAATGCCTGGAAGAACAGATAACGAGATCAAGAATCTATGGAACACTCACTTGAGAAAACGCCTCTTATCAATAGGCATTGACCCGCAAACTCATGAACCAACCACTATATCCTCTTCTTTAGTAGGCCCACTAAAACGGCCTCCAGCCTCACCTTCAACTCGCCACATGGCGCAATGGGAGAGCGCCAGGCTGGAGGCCGAAGCGCGACTCTCAATGGAGTCGTCGCTACTTTTAGCCTCGTCATCACCTCTACCACCTAACAAAAGAAGCACCAACAATGACTATTTTCTACGCATTTGGCATTCGGAAGTTGGAAACTCATTTAGAAACATCAAAAGCGAAAAACTAATTGCTTGTTCTAGTCCGGCTTCACAAGCTTCAGTTTCAGGGATGACTATAGAAATGGGGCCCAAACCAGATGTTGAACACTCGTCAAGCTATCCAGAaccggaacctgaaccagaatcAAAACCCGAACACAAAAGTGTGCACTTGTTTGCTGGATTCACACATTCATCTAGCTCAAATGAAGTTGAAGAATCATCTGATACTGCACTGCAATTGTTTTTCGATTTCCAGGGCCAAAATGATACGAGTTTTTTAGAAGCTCATTTTTAACTAGAGGTAATTAGGTGTTAGT comes from Rutidosis leptorrhynchoides isolate AG116_Rl617_1_P2 chromosome 4, CSIRO_AGI_Rlap_v1, whole genome shotgun sequence and encodes:
- the LOC139839557 gene encoding transcription factor MYB17-like, with amino-acid sequence MGRAPCCEKTGLKRGPWTQEEDQLLVDYINKNGHGSWRSLPKLAGLLRCGKSCRLRWTNYLRPDIKRGPFSPEEEKLVIQLHAILGNRWAAIAAQMPGRTDNEIKNLWNTHLRKRLLSIGIDPQTHEPTTISSSLVGPLKRPPASPSTRHMAQWESARLEAEARLSMESSLLLASSSPLPPNKRSTNNDYFLRIWHSEVGNSFRNIKSEKLIACSSPASQASVSGMTIEMGPKPDVEHSSSYPEPEPEPESKPEHKSVHLFAGFTHSSSSNEVEESSDTALQLFFDFQGQNDTSFLEAHF